The sequence CGTGTATGGGTTTATGGGAAAAGTAATATTCCTGTATTACAATAGTTAAATAAGATAtaggtatttatttttattattaacaatgttAAGAAGAGGCACTTGTGACAAAAATCATCTTCCacaaatttaagttaactagTTTCGAATTTAAAAGTCAgtgtgataaataaaatctcgtaaacaattgatttttcttAAAGATTGCTAATAtaacttcaagtaatagtacacaaaatcagaaaaaattgtatttttatgaagCTATCAAGTTCTATCATTTATAACTTGATTGAACTGAAATGATTGATAACTCAACGACTATCGAAATTTATGCAAgctaaatattctacattaaaCTTGTTGTGTAGCAACAAGTCAAACGTCAGGAGACGTTACGAGTGACAATTCATCTCATGTATCGTACAAAACAGAATACTAAAAATGAATAGCTTTAGAACGAATCAATATCGCTAAAGCACGTCCTTCGCCGCttgtcttttctctctctcctttatCTTAATGGAAAGATAAGTAAATTCCTTTTCAAGCACAAAGCATAAGCAGTTCTCATTTCAGATAGAGAAAAACTGCAATAAagcgcatctctctctctttctccagaGGAACACctgtaataattttgtcttcGATACCTTCATATCAAATTGCTAATTATTCACATGGCCAGTTGTTACGCAATGTTTTGaatgttacataaattaatgaaaacggCTTTGTACAACTTTCTCGAAATAATACTTTCTTCGCGTGCAAGTACACGAAAAACATATCGATCGTGCAGAAATTTTCCTATCAGATCGATCAGGCCGCTGGTATCAATATACAAATGCTTTGCTATCTTCTTCTAACTGATCAGACTGCTTCACGTCTTCCTGGTTCCTCATGGCAGCGGTGACCGTGTTCTTCATCAGCATCGCGAGCCTCATGGGGCCCACGCCGTCAGGTACCGGCGTGATGTGTCCGGCGACTTCCTTTACGTTGTCGTAATCCACGTCACCCACCAGACGATACTTGCCATCGGCCGTCTTTACTCTGGTGATTCCCACGTCGATCACGCAAGCGCCGGGTTTTATCATCTCCTTGGTGATCACGCCGGGAACCCCGACGGCTACGACGACCAGATCCGCCAATTTCGTGAACTTTTCTAGCTCCGTGTAAGGTGTGCAAGGATGGCAGATATTCGTCATGTCGTGCGCGCCCGTTTCGCCTAAACGTAAAGCATACATGATTAGCTTGAAGAAGCTTGAATATTGAAGATGCAgtcgaaaaacaaaaattgtaaatgaagtatatataattattaattattaaagttcGGTAAAATTCATGTTATTCGATAGCAGTTACGCATTAAGATCTGGTAAAGTAGTGACAAAAATAGCCTATCAGAGAAGATAAGGCGTAACTTGTAGAAAAggataaaagattaaattatgcaataaaaattatagaaatttaaaGAATGCTGCAGATAGTGACGAGACTTAAAAGAGATATGGAGTGCCGGAATATATAAATCCATTGACTAACTGCTGATAAGCGCGACGAAATTTCGTTACCCAATTGAGATAAGACCATCACCTTTGGCAACCGCGTGAAGCAATAGCGCGATAGGCAGTGCAACATGTGTACATCTACCCACGACCACGATTTTCTTGCCGACAGTCTCGATCTTGCTCCTGAGGACTAACTCTTTGACAGCCAGGGCGATGGCTGGCACGATACTGCTATTGTCCAGCGTCAGATTCCCGAGATTCTGCGGATGAAAACTTTCGACGTCTTTTTGGGGGGTTATCGCCTGACACACTTCTCTCTCGTTCATTCCCTTTGGCAATGGTAACTGAACCAGAACTCCATCGACCGAAGGATCCTTGTTCAGAATGTCGATTTGCTTGAGCAGCACCGCTTGCGATATGCTTTCTCCCAGATAGATGGTATAACTCTCGATTCCTAATTGTTAACAAGCACAATGTCCAAGTTAGCATGTTACTTTGAGGGTAGGAGCGCTTAAATCGAAGATGAGACACGAGGCTTACCTATCGCTTTCGCCGCTTCCATTTTCCCGCGAATGTAGGTCTTGCTAGACGGACGATTGCCTACTAGTATTGCCAC comes from Ooceraea biroi isolate clonal line C1 chromosome 8, Obir_v5.4, whole genome shotgun sequence and encodes:
- the LOC105275475 gene encoding bifunctional methylenetetrahydrofolate dehydrogenase/cyclohydrolase, mitochondrial isoform X1; the protein is MKRHEQQQAMFSWKNIFSVVSRFARKLHLSMIRQEAVIIDGKKVAKEIQDELKAVVYTCISAGKKRPKLVAILVGNRPSSKTYIRGKMEAAKAIGIESYTIYLGESISQAVLLKQIDILNKDPSVDGVLVQLPLPKGMNEREVCQAITPQKDVESFHPQNLGNLTLDNSSIVPAIALAVKELVLRSKIETVGKKIVVVGRCTHVALPIALLLHAVAKGETGAHDMTNICHPCTPYTELEKFTKLADLVVVAVGVPGVITKEMIKPGACVIDVGITRVKTADGKYRLVGDVDYDNVKEVAGHITPVPDGVGPMRLAMLMKNTVTAAMRNQEDVKQSDQLEEDSKAFVY
- the LOC105275475 gene encoding bifunctional methylenetetrahydrofolate dehydrogenase/cyclohydrolase, mitochondrial isoform X2, coding for MFRHVVCWKLASVELYAYARRQEAVIIDGKKVAKEIQDELKAVVYTCISAGKKRPKLVAILVGNRPSSKTYIRGKMEAAKAIGIESYTIYLGESISQAVLLKQIDILNKDPSVDGVLVQLPLPKGMNEREVCQAITPQKDVESFHPQNLGNLTLDNSSIVPAIALAVKELVLRSKIETVGKKIVVVGRCTHVALPIALLLHAVAKGETGAHDMTNICHPCTPYTELEKFTKLADLVVVAVGVPGVITKEMIKPGACVIDVGITRVKTADGKYRLVGDVDYDNVKEVAGHITPVPDGVGPMRLAMLMKNTVTAAMRNQEDVKQSDQLEEDSKAFVY
- the LOC105275475 gene encoding bifunctional methylenetetrahydrofolate dehydrogenase/cyclohydrolase, mitochondrial isoform X3 produces the protein MKRHEQQQAMFSWKNIFSVVSRFARKLHLSMIRQEAVIIDGKKVAKEIQDELKAVVYTCISAGKKRPKLVAILVGNRPSSKTYIRGKMEAAKAIGIESYTIYLGESISQAVLLKQIDILNKDPSVDGVLVQLPLPKGMNEREVCQAITPQKDVESFHPQNLGNLTLDNSSIVPAIALAVKELVLRSKIETVGKKIVVVGRCTHVALPIALLLHAVAKGETGAHDMTNICHPCTPYTELEKFTKLADLVVVAVGVPGVITKEMIKPGACVIDVGITRVKTADGGAISENERTQSLGY